One genomic region from Cucumis melo cultivar AY chromosome 9, USDA_Cmelo_AY_1.0, whole genome shotgun sequence encodes:
- the LOC103503360 gene encoding 2-alkenal reductase (NADP(+)-dependent)-like, producing the protein MGEVVSNRQVVLKNSVTGFPKESDFEVTTSTICLKLPEGSKKGVLVKNLYLSCDPYMRVLMTNAHLYFPIDFYTPPQVLYGYGVGRVLESGDPKLKEGDFVWGITGWEEYSVIEDPQKLFKINHRHDVPLSYYTGILGMTGVTAYFGFYEVCCPKEGEYVFVSAASGAVGQLVGQFAKSLGCYVVGTAGTQQKIDLLKNKLGFDDAFNYKEESDLNSALKRYFPKGIDIYFENVGGKMLDAVLVNMREHGRIAVCGMISQYNLEKPEGVHNLLNIVLQRIRVQGFEVFDYYHRYSEFLDAVLPLIQARKLAYVEDMAEGLDAGPAALIGLFSGHNVGKQVVAVAPQSSAV; encoded by the exons ATGGGAGAGGTGGTGAGTAACAGGCAGGTGGTTTTAAAGAATTCGGTCACCGGATTTCCGAAGGAATCGGATTTTGAAGTAACCACTTCCACCATTTGCTTGAAGCTTCCAGAAGGTTCCAAGAAGGGAGTTTTAGTGAAGAATCTCTATTTATCCTGTGATCCCTACATGCGTGTTCTTATGACAAATGCCCATCTTTACTTTCCCATTGATTTTTACACTCCACCCCAG GTGTTATATGGGTATGGAGTGGGAAGGGTACTGGAATCAGGAGATCCAAAATTGAAAGAAGGAGATTTTGTATGGGGAATAACTGGTTGGGAAGAATACAGTGTGATTGAAGACCCACAAAAGCTCTTCAAAATCAACCATCGTCACGATGTCCCACTTTCTTATTACACTGGAATCCTTG GAATGACAGGTGTGACAGCATACTTTGGATTCTATGAAGTGTGTTGTCCAAAAGAAGGTGAATATGTATTTGTTTCAGCTGCTTCCGGTGCTGTTGGTCAGCTTGTTGGCCAATTTGCTAAATCTCTCGGTTGCTATGTTGTTGGCACTGCTGGTACTCAACAAAAG ATTGATCTCCTAAAAAACAAGCTTGGATTTGATGATGCTTTCAACTACAAAGAAGAATCCGACTTGAATTCAGCACTGAAAAG ATACTTCCCAAAAGGCATTGATATATACTTTGAAAATGTTGGAGGGAAAATGCTTGATGCAGTTCTAGTGAACATGAGAGAACATGGAAGAATTGCAGTTTGTGGAATGATATCACAATACAATCTTGAGAAGCCAGAAGGAGTACACAACTTATTAAACATTGTTTTGCAACGAATTCGTGTCCAAGGCTTTGAGGTTTTTGATTACTACCATCGCTATTCTGAGTTTTTGGATGCTGTTTTGCCTCTCATTCAAGCCCGAAAGCTTGCTTACGTCGAGGACATGGCTGAAGGCCTCGATGCCGGTCCTGCCGCTCTCATTGGTCTCTTTTCTGGACACAATGTTGGGAAGCAAGTTGTTGCTGTGGCGCCTCAATCATCAGCTGTGTAA